In Phaseolus vulgaris cultivar G19833 chromosome 7, P. vulgaris v2.0, whole genome shotgun sequence, the genomic stretch taatattaaaaaagaatatttttggaATTAAATGAGGGTTACAAAATAACATATGGAAATAATAAGTCACTTCCTTTTCTTGGGAGGGGATGGCAAGAGACTGCTTTCATCACACACAACACACCAAATAACACGGTCAAAACAAAATTCACAGCACCCACAAAAACCAACAAGAGAAAGACCAAGTCCTTAGCCTCATGAACGGCCAACTCAAAGTGCTCATGACCACAAATCTCATCATACACCAAGGAGGAAAGAACTGAAATTCCCTCCACCAAGACATAAAcaaaatagatgaagaaaaaacagacAAAGAGCAAAGGTAAAGAAGCCTGACATTTGTAAATGGAAAATTATACCTTGAAAAGTGCGTATCACTTGAATTTATAACATTGTGAACTAAAAGaaagtataattatttttttctattaaaaaattacaattgcAAAATGATTTTGGATGTTAATATATAGCTGTCACAACGAAAGCGCGGACATGGAACAAAACAACTGCTAACGGAGAGGccaaaaaaatcaaatgaaaattattaaaataaaccaCGTTGGAAGtgtataattttctttttctggtTTTTCAGATGTGAAGGGATCATCATGCAACTATGTCAAATGTAGAGTGGGGTTCAAATGTAAATTGTCAACATGGATTTATCTTGGAACAGTATAGATTTATTCCTCTATCTTTTACATTATGAAGCACTCTTAGACAGATGTAAAAAGTTTAATGAAACAAAAAGAATTTAATTAGAATGCAGTGACAGAAACACAAGGTTTGACATTGCCGTGTACTGCTGATAAAGGGTGAGATTATTGagttttgtaatataattaacATCAAAGTTGATTTCAAATTGATTTCTGATAAAGGAAACATATTTCCAGATCGACCTTTCAACATAATGCATTCTAAATAAAGCATTCCGAgagatttgaaattttaaataattcagaagtatatttttttttaaatacttccAGAATATTTAATTCGGAaggttttaatatatttcaaaatatatgctCTGAAAAATATGAAGATTTTACACTGTAACTAACGGAAATAAACGGCAAGAAAATATGATGGTGGTGGAGGAAGCAATTGGCGAAATGAAAAGGCAAacataaagaaatatttatacGTGACAAGTCTTAAAAGTCTAAAATAATATTCAgagttttaattattataaaatgaaaGCAGAAGGCActatatatgtataatttttgCACATAAGCAGTCCCCACCCAGAAGCATAAGCATATGACCGTCTAGCTCATGGCGTATTTCTGAGTCCAAGAACGGGCAGTACTCTCATACTTTGCTCTGTCTGTCTTGTACATGTGTGCAATATCaggcaccaaaggatcatcTGGGTTCGGATCTGTCAGCAGGGAGCAAATTGACAGTAGCACCTACAACATATTGCATTAATAACCAATATCAACTTTAATTGCGCATAGGctttcaaatttcaattttatgaGTGATCTGCACACACATGCATGCATACCTTTGAAACTGTAAGGGCAGGGCTCCACTGTTCTTTCAGAATGTCCAAACAGATACTTCCATTGCTGTTTATATTAGGGTGAAATACCTTGGTTCGGAAGGAAACCTACAAAAGCAACATTGTAAATAGGTTTCCCAATCTAAACTATACACCCAAGATCAAAGAAACATATACAAGATATAATTCCGGATGCTATTCAGATAAAGGAAAACCAATGAAAGTACAGTGCAGTGAAATCAGTGAAAAGGTTAAAAGCAAAACattacaaaaaagaaatatCACAGTGGACCATGATGCCACAAAAACTGACAATTGAAAGGTACTACATCACTTTCACCAACAGATTTAAATATCTGGTTGAGTACATGCCAACGACAGGAAGACTATGGTTTTCATGAAAACATTACTAATCAGAAGTTGTGTctcaatattattatgaaaacatAAAATGGTTGAACTCGACGACATGCCATGCCAACTACACAAGAATATTTAGCAAAAAGACAACTAAACCAGAAAACAAACCAATTCAATTTCAAAGAAAG encodes the following:
- the LOC137830474 gene encoding ubiquitin-conjugating enzyme E2-17 kDa-like, which produces MASKRITKELKDLQKDPPVSCSAGPVGDDMFHWQATIMGPTDSPYAGGVFLVTIHFPPDYPFKPPKVSFRTKVFHPNINSNGSICLDILKEQWSPALTVSKVLLSICSLLTDPNPDDPLVPDIAHMYKTDRAKYESTARSWTQKYAMS